One Flavobacteriales bacterium genomic window, AAAGGCTAATGCTATAGATGGAGAAATCTCTAATGAATCTCGCTGGATTGGTACTAAGGGGAACTCTGACAACATTTGGTTAGAGATAGAACTCCTTAAAGAAACTTCAGTTAAAGCCATTGCTCTCTACTCGGGATTTGGGGAAAATGATGCTGTGGAAGATTTTCATATGCAATTTAAAAACAAGTCAGGAGAATGGGAAGAAATTCAATCTTCAAGGGTTAGTGGAAATTCATCTGTGAATCGTTTAGTTTCCTTTAAGAATCCAGTACAGGC contains:
- a CDS encoding discoidin domain-containing protein — its product is MSHSLQKKFFMMNFKFKIYMFLLGAFITLISANCDIIEDLQVKNSSADYKSFKKANAIDGEISNESRWIGTKGNSDNIWLEIELLKETSVKAIALYSGFGENDAVEDFHMQFKNKSGEWEEIQSSRVSGNSSVNRLVSFKNPVQA